The DNA window AATCCTGCCAAGCAGGAGAGCGTTGACACCATCATCGAGATGGGGAAGTTCAAAGAGACGGGTAAGGCGAAACGTCTGGTGGTTGCCGGCTGTCTGGTGGAGCGCTTCCGTGGCGAGATTGAGGACAATCTGCCTGAGGTCGATGCCTTGATCGGCACCAACGAGATCGAGAAGATCATCGAGGCTTGCGAAGGCGAGAAGTTCACGCCCAGTTCGACGCCCTATCTCTATCACGATCTCTCCCCGCGCGTTCTCACCACCGGCCGCTACTCGGCCTACATCAAGATTGCTGAAGGCTGCGACCACCCCTGCAGCTTCTGCGTCATCCCTCAGTTTCGTGGCGCCTTCCGCAGCCGCCGCTTTGAATCGATCACCGCGGAGGCCACTCGCCTTTTCGAATCAGGCGTTCGCGAGATTAATCTCATCGGCCAGGACACCACCAGCTACGGCGAAGATCTCGGCATCAAGGACGGGCTGGCGCATCTGCTCGGCAGCCTGGCGCAGATCGAAACCCCTTTTGAGAAGTGGGTTCGTTTCCTCTATTGCTACCCGAACCGCGTCACCCAGAAGCTTCTCGACACCATCGCTGAGCACGCCTCGCTGGTGAAGTATATCGATATGCCTCTACAACATGCGAGCCGTAACGTCCTCAAGCGCATGAAGCGTGGCTCGAATGGCGACTTCTTTCTCAAGCTGATTGAGCAGGTGCGTGCCACCATCCCTGGTGTGGCGATTCGCACCTCGATGATCGTCGGCTTCCCGGGCGAAACCGATGCCGACTTTGAAGAGCTGATGCAGTTTGCCGAAGCCGCCAAGCTCGACCGTCTGGGCGTCTTCAAGTATTCCGATGAAGAGACCTCCGGCTCCTTCGCGCTCGACCAAAAGGTTGATGGCCGCACCATCCACAACCGCCAGCGCCGGCTGATGGCGGCGCAACGCAAGATCTCCAAAAAGATCAACAAGTCGTTGATTGGACGGGAGTTCCCGATTTTGATCGAAGGTCCCTCGGAGGAGACGGATCTGCTTTGGCAGGGACGCTTGCCTTCCCAGGCGCCTGAGATTGACGGCTACTGTCTCATCAATGACGTCAGCGATGGCGACCTTGCCAAGGGCCAGATCCGCCGCATCCGCATCACCGAGGCGCATGATTACGATCTCATCGGCGAAGTCTTCGGCGCTCCGGAGCCGATCGTCTCCCGCTTGAGCGACAACCCCTTTCCGATTCTGAACGCTGCTCCCAAACGGCAGCACCAACACATCTAAGAACTATGCCGATCCAGGCCAAATGCCCCATCTGCCGTAAGGTCACCACGCACGGTGACGAATACTTTCCGTTCTGCAGCAAGCAATGCCAGGACATTGATTTAGGGAAGTGGGCGAACGAGGAATATAAGATTCCCGGTCCACCGGTCCAACTTGTTCAGGAAGACGAGGACGATGAGATTCGCGATCGCTGAGGTGATTGCGACCAGCTTTTATGCCGGCTATACGCCGAAGGCTCCCGGCACCGCCGGTGCGCTCTTCGGCGTTCTGCTTGTCTACCTCCTGCATCGCTACGCCTTCTTCATCGACATCCATTTCGCGCTCCTTAGCGCAGTGCTCCTGCTTCCCTCCATCTGGGCCTCGAACCAGATGATCGACACTCTGCAATTGAAGGATCCGCAGTGCATCGTCATTGACGAAGTGCTCGGCCAGGTGATCGCCTTCACAGCCGTGGTCCAGTACAGTTGGCTCAGCTACCTGGTTGCCTTTCTGCTCTTTCGCGCCTTCGATATCTGGAAACCCTTTCCTGTGAACATGTTCGAGAAACTACCTCGTGGGCTGGGTGTGATGGCCGACGACCTGATGGCCGGCGTTTATGCGGCTTTTGTCATTTACCTGCTGCGCAACTTCGGCAACATGACGTCACTGTAATCCTGGTCTGACAGAATAGAAGCAGCCGTTCCATGTCCTCCATTCGAATCGATCGTGTCCAACCGCAAGCCGCGCTGCCAGGTGGGGAATTCACCATCCGCGGAACCAACCTCTCCGGTGAGCAACGCCCGGAAGTTCTATTCGGCGACGCCCCGGGTTCCATCGTTGTGGGCTCTGGGCATCTTGTCATTGCCAAAGTGCCGGATGCTCCTAGCTATGGCGAACTCACCGTGCGTCACGAAG is part of the Bryobacter aggregatus MPL3 genome and encodes:
- a CDS encoding phosphatidylglycerophosphatase A — its product is MRFAIAEVIATSFYAGYTPKAPGTAGALFGVLLVYLLHRYAFFIDIHFALLSAVLLLPSIWASNQMIDTLQLKDPQCIVIDEVLGQVIAFTAVVQYSWLSYLVAFLLFRAFDIWKPFPVNMFEKLPRGLGVMADDLMAGVYAAFVIYLLRNFGNMTSL
- the rimO gene encoding 30S ribosomal protein S12 methylthiotransferase RimO; its protein translation is MKIGFVSLGCPKNLVDSEVMMGQLAAHGHELTSAPEDAEVIVVNTCSFINPAKQESVDTIIEMGKFKETGKAKRLVVAGCLVERFRGEIEDNLPEVDALIGTNEIEKIIEACEGEKFTPSSTPYLYHDLSPRVLTTGRYSAYIKIAEGCDHPCSFCVIPQFRGAFRSRRFESITAEATRLFESGVREINLIGQDTTSYGEDLGIKDGLAHLLGSLAQIETPFEKWVRFLYCYPNRVTQKLLDTIAEHASLVKYIDMPLQHASRNVLKRMKRGSNGDFFLKLIEQVRATIPGVAIRTSMIVGFPGETDADFEELMQFAEAAKLDRLGVFKYSDEETSGSFALDQKVDGRTIHNRQRRLMAAQRKISKKINKSLIGREFPILIEGPSEETDLLWQGRLPSQAPEIDGYCLINDVSDGDLAKGQIRRIRITEAHDYDLIGEVFGAPEPIVSRLSDNPFPILNAAPKRQHQHI
- a CDS encoding DNA gyrase inhibitor YacG codes for the protein MPIQAKCPICRKVTTHGDEYFPFCSKQCQDIDLGKWANEEYKIPGPPVQLVQEDEDDEIRDR